The following are encoded in a window of Roseimaritima ulvae genomic DNA:
- a CDS encoding lysophospholipid acyltransferase family protein, producing MRRRLQHLLEYVAVRLLIAVVQTLPENLADRLCRAGAWLLSDVLNVRSKTVDGNLKLVFAECSDAQRDRMRRQMWHHLLLMLCEIAWAPRRLHRCNWQRHVHIADTSEILRWLLSPRPLVIVSGHVGNFEMGGYVTGLMGIPSLSIARRLDNPYLHRYITRFRAANGQRVVDKDGCAPEVDRHLSGGGILTLLADQHGGDRGCWVDFLGHPASCHKGLALFSLTSRAPMMVGYTRRIGGPMQFEQGTTGVVDPERGTSVTDGVRPLTTWYNERLADVVLKSPEQYWWLHRRWRPKRKRKRARAIPPAQAA from the coding sequence ATGCGGCGCCGACTGCAGCATTTATTGGAATATGTAGCTGTACGATTGTTGATTGCAGTCGTTCAGACGTTGCCTGAAAACCTCGCCGACCGGTTGTGCCGGGCCGGCGCGTGGTTGCTGAGCGACGTGTTGAACGTCCGCAGCAAGACCGTGGATGGCAATTTAAAACTTGTGTTCGCCGAGTGCAGCGACGCCCAGCGAGACCGCATGCGGCGGCAGATGTGGCATCATCTGCTGCTGATGTTGTGCGAAATTGCCTGGGCGCCGCGGCGTCTGCACCGTTGCAATTGGCAGCGACACGTGCATATCGCGGACACCTCGGAGATCCTCCGCTGGTTGCTCAGTCCGCGTCCGCTGGTGATCGTTTCGGGCCATGTCGGCAATTTCGAGATGGGCGGGTACGTTACCGGGCTGATGGGCATCCCCAGCCTGAGCATCGCGCGGCGGTTGGATAATCCGTACCTGCATCGATACATCACCCGCTTTCGCGCCGCCAACGGCCAGCGGGTGGTCGACAAAGATGGCTGTGCGCCGGAGGTCGATCGGCATCTGTCTGGCGGGGGGATTTTGACCTTGTTGGCCGACCAACACGGCGGCGACCGCGGTTGCTGGGTCGATTTTCTCGGCCATCCGGCATCCTGTCATAAAGGTCTGGCCTTGTTCTCGCTGACCTCGCGAGCCCCCATGATGGTGGGCTACACCCGGCGGATCGGCGGTCCCATGCAGTTCGAGCAGGGCACCACTGGTGTGGTGGATCCCGAACGCGGCACGTCCGTGACGGACGGCGTGCGACCCTTGACGACTTGGTACAATGAGCGACTTGCTGACGTGGTGCTGAAATCCCCCGAACAATACTGGTGGTTGCATCGCCGCTGGCGTCCCAAACGCAAACGCAAACGTGCCCGCGCAATCCCACCGGCCCAAGCCGCTTAG
- a CDS encoding sugar phosphate nucleotidyltransferase, with product MAGEVAVVLAAGKGTRMKSDLPKVLFPVCGRPMIHFVLDALAAAGLKKQIVVVGHRADDVRQALSGRDEDIQFVLQDQQLGTGHAVQVCQSLLADHQGPVLVLAGDSPLLQPTSLTKLLEHFHATRPGLLLGTLMKDDPAGLGRIVRDQEGNFLAIVEEKDATAEQREIHEVNMSTYLFDGPALLSALQQLSNDNSQGEYYLTDTVALLREAGHAVEALPVLQPCESLSINNQDELKLVDTTMRQMGYPVDA from the coding sequence ATGGCTGGAGAAGTCGCCGTGGTATTGGCAGCCGGCAAAGGCACTCGCATGAAAAGCGACCTTCCCAAGGTCCTTTTCCCGGTCTGCGGCCGCCCCATGATCCACTTTGTGCTCGACGCCCTGGCCGCCGCGGGCTTGAAAAAACAGATCGTCGTCGTTGGTCACCGAGCCGACGATGTTCGCCAAGCCCTCTCCGGGCGGGACGAAGACATCCAGTTTGTGCTGCAGGACCAACAACTGGGCACCGGCCATGCCGTGCAGGTCTGCCAAAGCCTACTGGCCGACCATCAGGGTCCGGTCCTGGTCCTGGCTGGCGACTCGCCGCTGCTGCAGCCGACCAGCCTGACCAAGCTGCTGGAACATTTCCACGCCACCCGGCCGGGCCTGCTGCTGGGCACGCTGATGAAAGACGATCCGGCCGGACTGGGCCGCATCGTGCGTGACCAAGAGGGCAATTTTTTGGCAATCGTCGAAGAGAAGGACGCCACGGCCGAGCAGCGTGAAATCCACGAAGTCAATATGAGCACCTATCTGTTCGATGGGCCGGCGCTGCTGTCCGCTTTGCAACAATTAAGCAACGACAACTCGCAGGGTGAGTATTATTTAACCGATACCGTGGCGTTGCTTCGCGAGGCCGGCCATGCGGTCGAAGCCCTACCGGTGCTGCAGCCCTGCGAATCACTCAGCATTAACAATCAAGATGAACTCAAACTGGTCGATACCACCATGCGGCAAATGGGGTATCCCGTCGATGCGTGA